The genomic segment GCTGCGCTCCGATGGCTGCGCGCAGCCTACGACATCTGATCGGTGACGCGACACTAGGCAGGCGCGCCGAACCCTTTCAGGGCAGTGACTCCGGCGATCATTCGGCGGCCACGAGCCCTGCCGCGCAGGAGTGCCGCAGCGGCGGATCGACCAAGACCCAGGCTACCGCGCCCGCTGCGCGCTGGCCGACACCGCGCTGCTGCTGCCATGCGGAGCTGGCAGGCGGATATCTGCCGCACCATCCGCCTGCTTGGCGCCCAGGCAGGGTGCCTGGGCGCTGGTGCCGATCAGTACCAGTCAGTACCAAAAGCCGAACGAATGGGCATCCGACGCCTGCCCGACGATGGACAGCGGCATCTTCGCCACGGCGCCGGGCGCACTGATGCTGCCGTTGACCTGGCCGTCGGCGTCGTACTGGCCGCCGTCCTGGATCTGAAAGTCCAGCCGCGTGCGCCCGCCTTCGCTGGCCACCTTGCCGCCATACGGTTCGCTGGCCAGGTTCACCCAGATGCCGGCGCTGTTCTTGAGCCAGTAGCCGTTGGCGCCGAGCGCCGGGTCTACGTACAGGCTGAAGCTCTCGGTGCTGCGGCCCTCGGCCAGCGACGCCTTGAATGAGGTCAGCCCGATCGGCATCTCCATGCCCTTGGGCAGATTGGCCGGGGCATCGCTGCGCACCAGTTCGGTGATGCGCGCGTTGCTGTCCGGGAGCAGTTTGCCGTTCTGGCTGCCGGCCACCAGGGTCTGGTCGCGGGTCGAAGCGACGGCGGCCTGCTGGCTGTCTTTGACGCCATCGCCGTTGCCGTCGCCAGCCAGGCCGGCCGAGCCATCGGGGCGCAGCAGGCCGGGGGCCAGGTCCTCCAGGCTGTTCGGCACACCGTCGCGGTCGTCGTCCGGCGCACCCGCACCCGGCGCCTCCGGTGTGGCGGGTGCGACCGGGGGCTGGGTGAGGTTGGTCACCGCCCTGGCCGCGAAGCTGGCCGCGTCGTCACCGGTGCCGGCTTCCTGTAGCGCTTTGTTGTCGCTGGTGTCGGTGTCCTGGTAGGCGACGGTCACCGTCTGGCCGGTGGTCACCGCGCGGGCCAGGGTCAGCGTGACCGTCCTGGCCGCTGCATCCACCGTCACCCGGCTGACGTCGATGCGCGTGCCATCGACCAGCACGGTAAAGGACTCGTTGGTCGGGGCATGGTCCGCGTTCCCGTCGAGCGCCGTTGCGTCGCTGTAGCTCAGCACCAACTGGTCGCGGTTCGCCGTGGCGCTGCTGAGCGCAAAGACCATGGTGTCTACGGTGTACTGGTTGAACGCGTAGGTGTTGTTGGCGACGGTGTTGCCTGCGGCATTCCTGACATTGGCCAGGTTCAGGGTGAGCCGGTGGTTGGTGGTACGCGCCAGGTTGGCCGTGGGTGTGAAGGTGGCGGTCCAGACTTTGCCGTCGGTGCCGACCGCCGTCAGGTCGCCGAGCGTGCCGTTGGCCTGGGACAGGTCGATGGCCTCTTTCGTGAAGCCGGTGACGCGCTCGTTGAAGGTGAAGGTGATGGTGGCGGTTTCGCCAGCGGTGAGGCGGTTATCGCTGATCGTCACGTTGACCGGGGGGCGGGTGTCGATGCTGAAGTTGCCGCTGGTGGCGGTGCCCTCTCCGGCGTTGTCCCGCGCGTCCCGGACGCCGCTGAGGTTCACGCGGATGGTGTTTTCGGTGCTCTCGATGTCGGGCCGGGGCGTGTAGGTGGCGCTCCAGACCTTGCCGTCGGTGCCGACCGCCGTCAGCGCGCCCAGCGTGCCTTTGCTGGTGTCGTACTGAACGTCACCGAGATCGAAGCCGGTGACGCTCTCTCTGAAAGTGAAGGTGATGGTGGCGGTTTCGCCAACGGTGAGGCGGTTGTCGCTGATCGTCACGTCGACCGTGGGGCGCAGGGTGTCGATGCTGAAGTTGCCGCTGCTGGGGGTGCCCGATCCGGCGTTGCCCTGCGCGTCCCGGATGCTGGCGAGGTTCACGCGGATGGTGTTGTTGGCGTTCTCGGTGTCGGACCGGGGCGTGTAGGTGGCGGTCCAGACCTTGCTGTCGGTGCTGCTTTGCGTCAGCGCGCTCAGCGTGCCTTTGCTGGTGTCGTACTGGATGGCGTCGAGACCGAAGTTGGGGACGTTCTCGCTGAAGGTGAAGGTGACGATCATCGTCTCGCCGGCCTTCAGGCTGGTGGCCGACAGCGCGATGGTGCCCGTGGGCGGCACACCGTCGTCGATGTTGTAGCGGGCCGGGACGCTCACCCCCCGGCTTGCGCCTGCGTTGCCCGGGACATCGGTGATGCCGTCGAGGTTGATCCGTATCTGGTTGCCATGCAGGCCCGTCGCGGGCCGGGTGGCCGGGGCCTCCAGGTCGACCAGCCAGGTGGTGGCGGCGGCGGTGGTGGCTGTGGTGTCGGAGGGGGCGACGCGCAGGTTGCTCAAAGTGCCCTTGCCGGCGTCCACCTGCAGGTCTTCGAGGGTGAAGCTGCTGCGGGTCACCCGTTCGCTGAAGGTGATGGTGATGGTGGTTTTTTCCCCGAGGCGCAGGTCGCTTTTGGCGATCGAGGCACTGGCAACGGTGGGCCGCAGGGTGTCGATGGCGAAGGTGAGCTCTCCGTCGGACTCATCGTTGGGGCTGTCGTAGCGGACTTTGGCGTCGGATTTCTCCAAGCCTTCGGTAGGTATGAATTGGACTCTATAGGTATTAGTGCCGGCGCCAATCCTGATGAGGGTGCCGTGGTTCAACGAGCCGCCGGTGACGGTCAAGAAACGGACCAGGCCATTCGCGCGATACATGGTCTCGTTATTGGGGAAAGTAAGGGAGATCCAGGCGGTCTCACCGGCTTTGACGATGGTCTTGTCAATCGTGATGGTGGAGGCCATGGTGCTATCCTTTCGACGAGGCGAGGATTACGCTGATGCGCTGATGCGCTGATGCGCTGATGCGCTGATGCGCTGATGCGCTGATGCGCTGATGCGCTGATGCGCTGATGCGCTGATGCGCTGATGCGCTGATGCGCTGATGCGCTGATGCGCTGATGCGCTGATGCGCTGATGCGCTGATGCGCTGATGCAGGGAGAAGGGCGACGATCACGGTGCTTTCCTTTCGATGGAATGGATGGATGCAAGAGCTTGGTCGGGTTCCGTTCGTCTCTTGCGGCCAGGGCCGCAAGAGACGATGGTGTCAGCGATGCCTGTTACCCACCCGGCGGGAGCGCAACAACGATTTGCACCGCTGACAACCGTGGAACAAATTCCACTGCCAGAATATAGCGTAGCGGCAACCCATCACCCTGGCGGCCGCTGCCTGTCTGGTGCACAGGTTTCAGGAAAGCGGTTCATGCCGCTGCCGGCCCGATACCCGCAGCAGCACATACAGCAATGTGGCATAGGGCCAGAGCCAGCCGAGCCACTGGCCCAGGCCATAAAAGCGGATGAAGCGGCCCTGCTCCCAAAGCTGCAAGGTCTGGGCAAAGTAAGCGCTGGTGGGCGCCTGGTTGAGCAGCGCCAACTGCCAGACCAGCGCCAGCAGCAGCATGGCCGCGCAGGCCCGGCGCGGCAGGGCGAGCAGCAGCAAGGCCAGCGCCAGCGCAGCCCAAAGCCCGGCGCGCGCGGGCCGGTTCAGCCACTGCCAGGCATGGACCGGACCCCAACTCAGCGCGGCCGACAGCGCCGTGAGCGCGATGCCCAGTGCCGCCAGCGCCAGCGCCAGCAGCACGCGGTGCCGCGCCTGGCGGATCACGCAATAGCCCAGCAGGCAGGGGGCGAGCAGCCCCAGCGCGACGCATAGCAGCTCGCCGCCGGGGGACAGCGGCGCCAGCGCGGTCTGGCGCAATGGCAGGCCGTCGGGCAGCGGCATCGATGGCATCGATGGGGTATGGGCCAGCCAACCGATCAGCGCCGTCTCCAGCCGCTGCTGCACCTGGCCCAGCCCGAAAGGCACGGCGGCCGGAAACAGCAATGCCGGCGGCCACAGGGCCAGCAGCACCATGGCGCCGCTGGCATCGGGCAGGAGCCAGCGCTCGCGCCAATCGTGCCAGCGCCCGAGCACGCCCAGGCGCGCCAGCAAGGCCGCGATCGAGGCCCCCGCCAGCGCGCCAGCGGCATTGAGCGCCAGATCCAGGTTGGACGGCACCCGCCGGGGCAGATAGATCTGCAAGAACTCCATTGCCAGCGACAGCAGCGCCCCCGCCAGCGTGGCCAGCAGCACCGCCCTGCGGCCCGAGCCTGTGCGCAGCAGGCCCAGCGCCAGCAAAAAACCCAGCGGCGCATAGCCTGCGGCATTGGTCAGCACATCGAACCAGGTCCAGTATGGCGGGGGCAGCGCCGCCAGCAGAAACACCAGCGGGTCGATGCCCTGCGCGCGCCAGCCCTCGAACGGGAACAGGCTGGCAAAGACGATCAGCGCCGCGTAGCTCAGCGCCAGCGGCCCAGCGGAGCTCTGGTGCATGCGCGCTGGCGTCAAAACGGCTTGAGCACCACCAGCAGCACCGCCGCCGTCAGCAGCAGCAGCGGCAGTTCGTTGAACCAGCGCAGCCACACCGGGCTGCGGCGGCAACGGCCATCGGCCAGTTGGCGCAACAGCCGGCCGCAGCCATGGTGGTAACCGATCACCAGCAGCACCACGGCGAGCTTGGCGTGCATCCAGCCGCTGCCCGGGCCGCGGCCAATGCCGTAGCCGAGCCAGAGCCAGACCCCCAGCGCCAGCGCCGGCGCCGACAGCAGCGTGGTAAAGCGCAGCAGCTTGCGGGCCATCAGCAACAGGCGCTCGCGCTCGGCGGCAGCGCCCGGGGCGAGCAGCGCCAGATTCACGAAGATGCGCGGCAGGTAAAACAGGCCGGCGAACCAGCAGGTCACGAAGACGATGTGAAAGGCTTTGATCCAGAGCATGGCCGCAGTTTACGTGCCCGGGCGCAGAACCGCTGCCTGATGCCGATGGCGACTTGCCATGGGGTGCGCCGCCAGGGTTTGTACGCATGTACAAGATATTTGTACGCATGTGCAATAAGCCCGATGCAGGCCCGTACCCCTATCGTCAAGCGCAGCGCCCGCCGGACCGCCGCGATCACCGAGGCCGGCCGGCCCGACCGCCGGCAGGCCATCCTGCTGGCGGCCGAAAAGCTCTTCGCGCAGCACGGCTACCACGCGGTGACGATCCGCCAGATCGCCGAGCAAGCCGGTGTGCCGCTGGCGCTGGTGGGCTATTACTTCGGCCCCAAGCACGCGCTCTTTCATGCCATCTTCGAGCACTGGAGCCACACCATCGACGAGCGGCTGGCCGGCTTGGCTGCGCTGGACAACGACCCCGATGATCCGCGCACGCTGGTGCGCATCATCGAGGTCTTCACCGGCCCGGTGCTGGCCCTGCGCGCGGGCGCCGAGGGCGAGTACTACGCGCTGCTGGTCTCGCGCGAGTTGGGCCATGCCACGGCGGAAGTCGATCGCGTGCTGCGCGGCTACTTCGACCCGTTGGCACAGGCCTATATCGACGCGCTCCACCTCGCGCTGCCTCATGCCACGCGCAGCCAGGTGGCGTGGGGCTATCAGTTCACTCTTGGCGCGCTGCTGCACCACCTGAGCGACACGCGCATCGAACGCCTCTCGCATGGCCAGAACAAGCGCAGCGACCCGGCCGTGGCGCCGATGCTCGTGAACTTCATCGTCGGCGGCCTGCGCGCCGCGCTGCCGCGCCCCCAGCCCGGGCGCGCGCAAGAAACCATCCCCGGGAGTGAACCGACATGACGCCGAAAAGACGCACCCTGCTATGGGCGCTTGCCGCCGCCACTGCGCCGGCTGTGCGCGCGCAGTCGAACCCGAAGATCGTGTTCGGCTACACGGCGGTGACCGACTTCGCCTCGGTCTTCGTGGCGGCAGAAGAAGGCGGCTTCAAGAGGCGCAACCTGGACGTGGAACTGAAGTTCATTGCGCTGAACTCCATCATTCCGGCGGCGCTGCAATCGGACTCGCTGCAGATCGGCGGGCCCACGCCTTCGGTGTTCTTGCAGGCGGTGGACGGCGGGCTGGACCTGGTGCTGGTGGCCGGCGGCGCGGTCACGTCCAAGACCATCACCAGTTTCGGCCTGGTGGCGCGCGCAGGCTCCGGCATCAAGAGCGCGCAGGACTGCGTGGGCAAGAAGATCGGCGTGCCGGGCCTTGGCGCCTTCCTGCATGTGACCTTCCGCGCATGGCTCAAGAACAGCGGCGTGGATTACCGCAAGGTCCACTTCGTCGAGGTCGCGTTCCCGCAGCACGGCGACTTGCTGCGCGGCGGCTCGGTGGACGCGGTGGTGTCGGCCGACCCGTTCATGAGCCGCATCACCGACAGCGGCGCGGGCTACGTGGCCTCGTACTACTCGACCTTCCTGCCGGAGAACAACCAGACCATCGTGCACGCGGCCAAGCGCGAGTGGGTCGCCAGCAACCCTGCGGCGGTGCACGCCTTTCGCCAGGCGCTGCTCGAATCCGCGAACTTCATGCAGCAGCCCAAAAACGACGCAAAGGTGCGCGCCGCGATCGGCAAGTACATCAAACTGCCGCCCGAGGTGCTGGTCAAGTTGCAGATCTCGCCGCCCGGCCCGATGGTGAGCGACCGGCAACTGGCCTACTGGAGCGCTCTGATGAAGGAGCAGGACATGCTCAAGACGGACATCGACGTTGCGCGGTTGATCGTCAAGTGATCTGCGCTCCCGCATCGATCACCGCATCTGCCGCCTCGACGGCGGGAGCGCCCGGCGCATTGCGCGCGCCCGCAGGTTCTGCGGCGCCGCCCGCGCCCTTCCTGCGCCTGGATGGCGTGGCGATCCGGTTCGGCGGGCGCGAGATTCTGACGCCCACCTCGTTCGACGTGGCACATGGCGAATTCGTCTGCATCGTGGGCCCGAGCGGGTGCGGCAAGACCACGCTGCTGCGCGCAGCCAGTGGGCTGGTCCGCGCCAGCGCCGGCGAAGTGCGGCGCAACGGCGTGAAGATGACCGGGCCTGTGCGCGAGGTGGCCTTTGTGTTCCAGGACTACGGCCGCGCGCTACTGCCTTGGCGCACGGTGGCAGGCAATGTGAGCCTGGCATTCGAGGCGGCCGGCGTGCCTGCGGCCGAGCGCGGGCCGCGCATCGCCGATGTGCTGGGCAAGGTCGGTCTGGTCAAACATGCGCAAAAGTTCCCGGTGCAGTTGTCGGGCGGCATGCAGCAGCGCGTGCAGATTGCGCGTTGCCTGGCGCAAAAGCCCGAGTTGATGATGATGGACGAGCCTTTTGGCGCGCTCGATGCGCTCACGCGCCAGAGCTTGCAGGACGAACTGGCGCGGCTGGTGCGCGACGACGGGCTGACGGTGCTCTTTGTCACGCACGATCTCGAAGAAGCCATCTACTTGGCAGACCGCGTGATCGCGCTGCGCGCCAACCCTGGCCCGGGGCGGCCGAGCCTGGCGCGGATGATCGACGTGGGGCTTGAGCGTCCGCGCGACCATCTGACGACCAAGGAACATCCGGACTACCTGCGATTGCGGCGCGAGCTGTTCGCTTTCATCGAGCACAGCCATGACTGAAATGGCACAGGGCCGCTTGTTGCGCTGGCTGCGGCCGTGGGTGTTTCCTGCGCTGCTGGCCGCTGCCTTCGAGTGGTACGCGCGGCGCGCAGCCGCGCTGGGCAGCGATGCACTTGCGCCGCCGAGCGCTGCGACCAGGGCTTTGGTCGGCGCGGCGCTGGACGGCTCGCTCTGGCACGCCACAGGCTTTACGCTCGGCACGGCGGCGCTCGGCCTGCTGCTGGGCACGGCGCTCGGGCTGGCGCTCGGACTGGTGCTCGGGATCTCGCGCCGCGCGGCGCAACTGGGGTTTTTGTCGATCGAGGTGCTGCGGCCCGTGCCTTGCGTTGCGCTGATTCCGCTGTCGATGCTGACCTTCGGCTTTGGCGTGCGCATGGAACTGGGCATCGTCGCCTTCGCCACCTTTTGGCCGCTGCTGGTGCTGGTGCAGTCGGCGGTGCAGCAGATCGAGCCCCGGCTGCTCGAAGTCAGCCGCGTGCTGGGTCTGTCGGCACGCGAGCGGACTTTCAAGATCGTGCTGCCGGCCATCGTGCCGCGCCTGTTTGTCGCGTTGCGGCTTGGCGTGGCGCTGGCGCTGGTGGTGGCCGTGACGGTGGAGATTGCGGCCAACCCCTACGGCATGGGCTACGCGATGATGATTGCGCAGCAGAGTTTCGAGCCTGCGCTGATGCTCGCGTGGCTCGGCTGGATCGGCGTGGTGGGCTTTGCAGTCAATGCCGGCATGGTGCTTTTGCAGCGGCTGGTGGCGCGGCGCATGGGGGCGCTGTCATGAACGGCAACGGGCACCCGCGCCTGGGCGCCGATGGTCTTGGCGCGCTCGGTGCGCTCGCCGTTCTCGGCGCGCTGGTTGCGCTGTGGTGGGGCGCGAGCAACGCGGGCTGGGTGAGCCGCGTGTTCTTGCCGACACCGCAAGCCGTCTTTGCCAGCCTGCTCGAAGGGCTCGATCTTTCGCGGGACGCCGGCAACGGCGAACTGATCGCCTTCACGCAGGCCACCGTCGGCCACATGCTGCAGGGCTGGCTGCTGGCCTCGCTCTTCGGTGTACTGCTGGGCACGGCCATCGGCGTGTCGCCGGTGGCGCGTGCCTGGGTGCAGCCGACGCTCGAATTCATCCGGCCGCTGCCCGCTTCGGCGTTGCTGCCGCTGGCGCTATCGATCTTCGGGTTGAATCGCGGCACGGTGCTGTTCGTGGTCGCTTTCGGCGCGATGTGGCCGGTGCTGCTGGCCACGGTGCACGGCCTGGCGACGCTGGAGCCGCGCCTGTCGGAAGTGGCGCGCTGCCTGCAGATGTCGCGTGGCGCCCAGGTCTGGAAGATGGGCCTGCCCAACGCCATGCCCGATATCCTGGCCGGCATGAGGCTGGCGCTGACCGTTGCCCTGATCGTGGCGGTGGTCGGTGAAATGATCGCCGCGCAAAGCGGCCTGGGCCAGGCCATTCTTCTGGCCGCGCGCGCCTTTCGCGCGAGCGATTTGTTCGCCGGCATCGCGCTGCTCGGCGGCATCGGCTTTGTCAGCAACGCGCTGCTGGCCGGCGCAGAAAAGCGCTGGCTGCGCTGGCAGCACCCCTGATGTGCAGAACCCTCCATCCATCCACCCACCCATCCACCCCCCCACCCGGGATACGCCCATGCCACGCAAGTTTGTCGACCTGTCGATCTTCCTGGAAAACGACGTGCTCTCCGACCCGCCGGCCTTCGCGCCGAAGATCGAGTACTTCACGCACGATCAGACCTATGAGCAGATCGCGTCCTTCTTTCCGGGCTTGCAGCGCGCAGACCTGCCCGATGGCGAAGGCTGGGCCGTGGAACGGGTACAGATGTCCACGCACAACGGCACGCACCTCGATGCGCCCTATCACTTTCACTCGACCATGGACAAGGCGCTGGGCAAGCGCCGGCCGGCCATCGCGATCGACGAGGTGCCGCTCGATTGGTGCTTCCAGCCCGGCGTGAAGCTGGATTTTCGCCACTTCGCTGACGGTTACGTGGTCACGGTCGACGACGTTCAGGCCGAACTCCAGCGCATCGGCCACACGCTGAGCGCGCTCGAAATCGTGCTGGTCAACACGCGCGCCGGCTCGCGCTACGGCCACGGCGACTATGTGTCGGCCGGCGCGGGCATGGGCTACAAAGCCACGATGTATCTGCTCGAGCGCGGCGTGCGCCTGACCGGCACCGACGCCTGGAGCTGGGACGCGCCCTTCGTGCACACCGCGAAGAAATACGGCCAAACGCAGGACGCATCGCTGATCTGGGAAGGCCACAAGGCAGGCCGCGAGATCGGCTACTGCCACCTGGAGAAGTTGCACAACCTGGAGGTGCTGCCGCCGACGGGCTTTTTCATCAGCTGCTTTCCGCACAAGATCCGTGGCGCTTCGGCAGGCTGGACGCGCGCAGTGGCGATCTTCGACGATGCCTTGATGGCGTCGGCCTGAGACCTGTTCAAACCCCGGGGGGGAAAGCCTTGTCGAACGGCCTTGCCGAAC from the Verminephrobacter eiseniae EF01-2 genome contains:
- a CDS encoding Ig-like domain-containing protein — translated: MYRANGLVRFLTVTGGSLNHGTLIRIGAGTNTYRVQFIPTEGLEKSDAKVRYDSPNDESDGELTFAIDTLRPTVASASIAKSDLRLGEKTTITITFSERVTRSSFTLEDLQVDAGKGTLSNLRVAPSDTTATTAAATTWLVDLEAPATRPATGLHGNQIRINLDGITDVPGNAGASRGVSVPARYNIDDGVPPTGTIALSATSLKAGETMIVTFTFSENVPNFGLDAIQYDTSKGTLSALTQSSTDSKVWTATYTPRSDTENANNTIRVNLASIRDAQGNAGSGTPSSGNFSIDTLRPTVDVTISDNRLTVGETATITFTFRESVTGFDLGDVQYDTSKGTLGALTAVGTDGKVWSATYTPRPDIESTENTIRVNLSGVRDARDNAGEGTATSGNFSIDTRPPVNVTISDNRLTAGETATITFTFNERVTGFTKEAIDLSQANGTLGDLTAVGTDGKVWTATFTPTANLARTTNHRLTLNLANVRNAAGNTVANNTYAFNQYTVDTMVFALSSATANRDQLVLSYSDATALDGNADHAPTNESFTVLVDGTRIDVSRVTVDAAARTVTLTLARAVTTGQTVTVAYQDTDTSDNKALQEAGTGDDAASFAARAVTNLTQPPVAPATPEAPGAGAPDDDRDGVPNSLEDLAPGLLRPDGSAGLAGDGNGDGVKDSQQAAVASTRDQTLVAGSQNGKLLPDSNARITELVRSDAPANLPKGMEMPIGLTSFKASLAEGRSTESFSLYVDPALGANGYWLKNSAGIWVNLASEPYGGKVASEGGRTRLDFQIQDGGQYDADGQVNGSISAPGAVAKMPLSIVGQASDAHSFGFWY
- a CDS encoding CopD family protein, whose product is MLWIKAFHIVFVTCWFAGLFYLPRIFVNLALLAPGAAAERERLLLMARKLLRFTTLLSAPALALGVWLWLGYGIGRGPGSGWMHAKLAVVLLVIGYHHGCGRLLRQLADGRCRRSPVWLRWFNELPLLLLTAAVLLVVLKPF
- a CDS encoding TetR/AcrR family transcriptional regulator; its protein translation is MQARTPIVKRSARRTAAITEAGRPDRRQAILLAAEKLFAQHGYHAVTIRQIAEQAGVPLALVGYYFGPKHALFHAIFEHWSHTIDERLAGLAALDNDPDDPRTLVRIIEVFTGPVLALRAGAEGEYYALLVSRELGHATAEVDRVLRGYFDPLAQAYIDALHLALPHATRSQVAWGYQFTLGALLHHLSDTRIERLSHGQNKRSDPAVAPMLVNFIVGGLRAALPRPQPGRAQETIPGSEPT
- a CDS encoding ABC transporter substrate-binding protein, yielding MTPKRRTLLWALAAATAPAVRAQSNPKIVFGYTAVTDFASVFVAAEEGGFKRRNLDVELKFIALNSIIPAALQSDSLQIGGPTPSVFLQAVDGGLDLVLVAGGAVTSKTITSFGLVARAGSGIKSAQDCVGKKIGVPGLGAFLHVTFRAWLKNSGVDYRKVHFVEVAFPQHGDLLRGGSVDAVVSADPFMSRITDSGAGYVASYYSTFLPENNQTIVHAAKREWVASNPAAVHAFRQALLESANFMQQPKNDAKVRAAIGKYIKLPPEVLVKLQISPPGPMVSDRQLAYWSALMKEQDMLKTDIDVARLIVK
- a CDS encoding ABC transporter permease, translating into MNGNGHPRLGADGLGALGALAVLGALVALWWGASNAGWVSRVFLPTPQAVFASLLEGLDLSRDAGNGELIAFTQATVGHMLQGWLLASLFGVLLGTAIGVSPVARAWVQPTLEFIRPLPASALLPLALSIFGLNRGTVLFVVAFGAMWPVLLATVHGLATLEPRLSEVARCLQMSRGAQVWKMGLPNAMPDILAGMRLALTVALIVAVVGEMIAAQSGLGQAILLAARAFRASDLFAGIALLGGIGFVSNALLAGAEKRWLRWQHP
- a CDS encoding VanZ family protein: MHQSSAGPLALSYAALIVFASLFPFEGWRAQGIDPLVFLLAALPPPYWTWFDVLTNAAGYAPLGFLLALGLLRTGSGRRAVLLATLAGALLSLAMEFLQIYLPRRVPSNLDLALNAAGALAGASIAALLARLGVLGRWHDWRERWLLPDASGAMVLLALWPPALLFPAAVPFGLGQVQQRLETALIGWLAHTPSMPSMPLPDGLPLRQTALAPLSPGGELLCVALGLLAPCLLGYCVIRQARHRVLLALALAALGIALTALSAALSWGPVHAWQWLNRPARAGLWAALALALLLLALPRRACAAMLLLALVWQLALLNQAPTSAYFAQTLQLWEQGRFIRFYGLGQWLGWLWPYATLLYVLLRVSGRQRHEPLS
- a CDS encoding ABC transporter ATP-binding protein gives rise to the protein MICAPASITASAASTAGAPGALRAPAGSAAPPAPFLRLDGVAIRFGGREILTPTSFDVAHGEFVCIVGPSGCGKTTLLRAASGLVRASAGEVRRNGVKMTGPVREVAFVFQDYGRALLPWRTVAGNVSLAFEAAGVPAAERGPRIADVLGKVGLVKHAQKFPVQLSGGMQQRVQIARCLAQKPELMMMDEPFGALDALTRQSLQDELARLVRDDGLTVLFVTHDLEEAIYLADRVIALRANPGPGRPSLARMIDVGLERPRDHLTTKEHPDYLRLRRELFAFIEHSHD
- a CDS encoding ABC transporter permease, encoding MAQGRLLRWLRPWVFPALLAAAFEWYARRAAALGSDALAPPSAATRALVGAALDGSLWHATGFTLGTAALGLLLGTALGLALGLVLGISRRAAQLGFLSIEVLRPVPCVALIPLSMLTFGFGVRMELGIVAFATFWPLLVLVQSAVQQIEPRLLEVSRVLGLSARERTFKIVLPAIVPRLFVALRLGVALALVVAVTVEIAANPYGMGYAMMIAQQSFEPALMLAWLGWIGVVGFAVNAGMVLLQRLVARRMGALS
- a CDS encoding cyclase family protein, with the translated sequence MPRKFVDLSIFLENDVLSDPPAFAPKIEYFTHDQTYEQIASFFPGLQRADLPDGEGWAVERVQMSTHNGTHLDAPYHFHSTMDKALGKRRPAIAIDEVPLDWCFQPGVKLDFRHFADGYVVTVDDVQAELQRIGHTLSALEIVLVNTRAGSRYGHGDYVSAGAGMGYKATMYLLERGVRLTGTDAWSWDAPFVHTAKKYGQTQDASLIWEGHKAGREIGYCHLEKLHNLEVLPPTGFFISCFPHKIRGASAGWTRAVAIFDDALMASA